A genomic stretch from Dyella sp. M7H15-1 includes:
- a CDS encoding M3 family metallopeptidase, which translates to MNQANPLLDDAELPAFSQISPDNVTPAIDTLLAASRAGIAALTTPGAPHDFASVMLPQERLEQRIAHAWSPVSHLHSVADSEALRKVYGPAEEKLTDHALEVGQNRDLYAAVQAVADAPDFASLSRAQRALVEHALRDFRLSGVALEEPARSRFRDIGVELSKLSTEFSNAVLDATDAWHERITDERDLAGVPESGRAVLRQYAKEQGTDGYLVTLKQPSVQTVMTYADNRGLRERVYWAYQTRASDQGPHAGKYDNSARIERIMGLRHEAARLLGFANAVEESLATKMASAPADVLAFLRDLAGRAKPVAQKELVTLREFASNELHIDNLEAWDVAYASEKLRQKQYALDEEQLKPYFPLPVVIDGLFGLVHRLYGISLTPRDDVDVWHPDVRYYDVIDKSGRIFAGAYIDLYARSGKRGGAWMDVCRARFDDEAHTQIPVAFLTCNFAPPTEGRPALLTHDDVLTLFHEFGHGFHHLLTEVPLPSVGGIDGVEWDAVELPSQFMENFGWNREALDLFAKHWETGERLPDELFERMLAARHFHAGLFLVRQLEFALFDFLLHLEYDPVKGARTLEVLEQARHEIAVLHPPAWQRFPHAFTHIFAGGYAAGYYSYLWAELLSADAFGAFEEHARDGQSVIEPATGERFRREILAVGASRPAIESFVAFRGRKPEPDALLRSHGLA; encoded by the coding sequence ATGAACCAAGCCAATCCCCTACTGGACGATGCCGAACTGCCGGCGTTTTCGCAGATCAGCCCCGACAATGTGACGCCCGCGATCGATACCCTGCTGGCCGCCAGCCGAGCCGGCATTGCCGCACTGACTACCCCCGGCGCACCGCATGATTTTGCTTCCGTCATGCTGCCGCAGGAGCGGCTGGAGCAGCGCATCGCACACGCCTGGTCCCCCGTTTCGCACCTGCACTCGGTGGCCGATAGCGAAGCATTGCGCAAGGTGTACGGCCCGGCCGAGGAAAAGCTCACCGATCATGCGCTCGAAGTAGGCCAGAATCGTGATCTGTATGCCGCCGTGCAGGCTGTGGCCGATGCACCGGATTTCGCCAGCCTGTCTCGCGCACAGCGCGCACTGGTGGAACATGCGTTGCGTGATTTCAGGCTTTCCGGCGTGGCCTTGGAAGAACCAGCGCGTTCGCGCTTTCGCGACATCGGTGTGGAGCTGAGCAAGCTTTCCACCGAATTCTCCAACGCCGTGCTGGACGCGACGGACGCGTGGCACGAGCGCATTACCGACGAACGCGATTTGGCTGGCGTGCCCGAATCCGGTCGCGCGGTGTTGCGCCAGTACGCCAAAGAGCAGGGCACGGATGGCTATCTGGTCACGCTCAAGCAACCTAGCGTGCAGACGGTGATGACCTACGCTGACAATCGTGGCCTGCGCGAGCGCGTGTACTGGGCCTATCAAACGCGCGCCTCCGATCAGGGTCCGCATGCAGGCAAGTACGACAACAGTGCACGCATCGAACGCATCATGGGCCTGCGCCACGAAGCGGCCCGGTTGCTTGGCTTTGCCAATGCAGTCGAAGAATCGCTAGCAACGAAAATGGCCAGTGCACCGGCTGATGTGCTGGCCTTCCTGCGCGATTTGGCGGGGCGAGCCAAACCCGTTGCGCAAAAAGAACTCGTCACGCTGCGCGAATTCGCCTCCAACGAACTGCACATCGACAACCTCGAAGCCTGGGATGTCGCCTACGCTTCCGAAAAACTGCGTCAGAAACAGTACGCGCTGGATGAAGAGCAGCTCAAGCCATACTTCCCGTTGCCCGTGGTGATCGATGGCTTGTTCGGCCTGGTCCATCGACTCTATGGCATTAGCCTGACCCCGCGCGATGACGTCGATGTCTGGCATCCGGATGTCCGCTATTACGACGTCATCGATAAGAGTGGGCGTATTTTTGCCGGTGCTTACATCGATCTTTATGCACGTAGCGGCAAGCGTGGCGGTGCCTGGATGGACGTGTGTCGCGCGCGCTTCGACGATGAGGCGCATACGCAGATTCCGGTGGCCTTCCTCACCTGCAATTTCGCGCCGCCGACCGAAGGTCGCCCGGCTTTGCTCACTCACGATGACGTATTGACCCTGTTCCACGAATTTGGTCATGGCTTCCATCACCTGCTGACGGAAGTACCACTGCCTTCCGTAGGCGGCATCGACGGCGTGGAATGGGATGCGGTGGAGTTGCCCAGTCAGTTCATGGAGAACTTCGGCTGGAACCGGGAGGCGTTGGATCTGTTTGCCAAACATTGGGAAACCGGTGAGCGCCTGCCCGACGAATTGTTCGAACGCATGCTCGCGGCGCGTCATTTCCACGCCGGCCTGTTCCTGGTGCGCCAGCTCGAATTCGCGTTGTTTGACTTCCTGCTGCATCTGGAATACGACCCGGTGAAAGGCGCACGTACACTCGAGGTGCTGGAGCAGGCGCGTCACGAGATTGCCGTGCTGCATCCACCGGCTTGGCAGCGCTTTCCGCATGCCTTCACGCACATCTTTGCGGGTGGCTATGCGGCGGGTTACTACAGTTATCTGTGGGCGGAGCTGCTGAGCGCCGATGCATTCGGTGCCTTCGAGGAACATGCGCGCGACGGGCAAAGCGTGATCGAGCCGGCCACCGGCGAGCGTTTCCGCCGCGAAATCCTGGCGGTGGGCGCAAGCCGGCCGGCCATCGAGAGCTTTGTCGCGTTCCGGGGCCGCAAGCCGGAGCCCGACGCTTTGCTACGCAGCCACGGTTTGGCGTGA
- a CDS encoding 2OG-Fe(II) oxygenase: MNAMTQLPPEWHNWIQENLARGCAPQSLIDDMVRNHFDPVFARAAVNGVMSGPFVVTTKPQPPTQPASGYVYEKPRLHAGNVIRTSDRDVRVVTRVNRPMIAVLDGVLSEEECDELIRRSADKMRRSTTVDPLTGKHEVIADRSSEGTFFTLNANPFIARLDRRISEVMNWPVENGEGLQILHYGIGGEYKPHFDYFPPEDPGSQVQMTIGGQRVSTMVMYLNEVEEDGTTIFPEIGLEVVPKKGSAVYFEYTNSQNQLDKLTLHGGSPVTRGEKWIVTKWMRQRRYGETVV, from the coding sequence ATGAACGCGATGACGCAACTGCCGCCCGAATGGCACAACTGGATCCAGGAAAATCTCGCGCGTGGTTGTGCCCCGCAATCGTTGATCGACGACATGGTGCGCAATCATTTCGATCCGGTGTTTGCGCGTGCCGCGGTCAACGGCGTCATGAGCGGCCCCTTTGTCGTCACCACGAAACCACAACCGCCAACGCAGCCTGCCAGCGGCTACGTCTATGAAAAGCCGCGGCTCCACGCCGGCAATGTCATCCGTACTTCCGATCGCGACGTGCGCGTGGTCACGCGCGTGAATCGTCCGATGATCGCCGTGCTCGACGGTGTGCTGAGCGAAGAGGAATGCGATGAATTGATCCGCCGCTCCGCTGACAAGATGCGCCGCTCCACCACCGTCGATCCGCTCACCGGCAAGCATGAAGTGATTGCCGATCGCAGCAGCGAAGGCACTTTCTTCACGCTCAATGCCAATCCCTTCATCGCGCGCCTCGACCGCCGCATTTCCGAAGTGATGAATTGGCCGGTGGAGAACGGCGAGGGCCTGCAGATCCTGCACTACGGCATCGGCGGCGAATACAAGCCGCACTTCGATTACTTCCCGCCGGAAGATCCCGGCAGCCAGGTGCAGATGACCATCGGCGGCCAGCGTGTCTCCACCATGGTGATGTACTTGAACGAAGTGGAAGAAGACGGCACCACCATCTTTCCCGAGATCGGCCTGGAAGTCGTGCCGAAAAAAGGTTCAGCCGTCTATTTCGAATACACCAATAGCCAGAACCAGCTCGACAAGCTCACCTTGCACGGCGGCTCGCCGGTGACGCGTGGCGAGAAGTGGATCGTTACCAAATGGATGCGGCAGCGGCGATATGGCGAGACTGTTGTGTAA
- a CDS encoding class 1 fructose-bisphosphatase, which produces MKPISLIQFLIEERRADHINAELTLLIEVVARACKRIAVATNKGAIGGVLGEAGTGNIQGEAQKKLDVISNEILLEANAWGGQLAACASEEMEDPQPIPDMYPKGNHLLLFDPLDGSSNIDVNISVGTIFSVLHCPDGVSEPKAEHFLQPGTTQLAAGYVVYGPATVLVLTFGYGTHEFTLDREVGSFTLSRRDIRIPEETAEFAINMSNQRHWEPPMQRYIGELLAGKDGPRGKDFNMRWVASMVADVHRIITRGGVFFYPLDAKIKSKGGKLRLMYEANPMALIIEQAGGAATTGRERILELQPTGLHQRVPVFLGSKKEVEAATHYHVEADVAQS; this is translated from the coding sequence ATGAAGCCCATCTCGCTGATCCAGTTCCTGATCGAAGAACGCCGCGCCGACCACATCAATGCCGAACTCACCTTGCTGATCGAAGTGGTGGCACGCGCCTGCAAGCGCATCGCGGTCGCGACCAACAAGGGCGCCATCGGCGGCGTGCTGGGCGAGGCAGGCACGGGCAACATCCAGGGCGAAGCGCAGAAAAAGTTGGACGTGATCTCCAACGAAATCTTGCTCGAGGCCAACGCCTGGGGTGGCCAGCTCGCCGCTTGTGCATCGGAGGAAATGGAAGATCCGCAACCGATTCCCGATATGTATCCGAAGGGCAATCACCTTTTGCTGTTCGATCCGCTGGACGGCAGCTCGAACATCGATGTGAACATTTCTGTCGGCACCATCTTCTCCGTACTGCACTGTCCGGATGGTGTGAGCGAGCCGAAGGCCGAACATTTCCTGCAGCCCGGCACCACGCAGCTCGCCGCCGGTTACGTGGTGTATGGCCCCGCCACCGTGCTGGTGCTGACCTTCGGCTACGGTACGCACGAGTTCACGCTCGATCGCGAAGTGGGCAGCTTCACCCTCAGCCGCCGCGACATTCGCATTCCCGAAGAAACCGCCGAATTCGCCATCAACATGTCCAACCAGCGTCATTGGGAACCGCCGATGCAGCGCTATATCGGTGAACTGCTCGCCGGCAAGGACGGCCCGCGCGGCAAGGATTTCAATATGCGTTGGGTGGCCTCGATGGTGGCCGACGTGCATCGCATCATCACCCGCGGCGGTGTGTTCTTCTATCCGCTGGATGCGAAGATCAAGAGCAAGGGCGGCAAGCTGCGCCTGATGTATGAAGCCAACCCAATGGCCTTGATCATCGAACAAGCCGGTGGCGCAGCCACAACCGGCCGCGAGCGCATTCTCGAGCTACAGCCGACAGGCTTGCATCAACGCGTGCCGGTGTTCCTGGGCTCGAAGAAAGAAGTTGAGGCTGCCACGCACTATCACGTCGAAGCGGACGTGGCGCAGAGCTAA
- a CDS encoding DJ-1/PfpI family protein produces the protein MRDTIYVLVFEGFADWQVALALAEIRRPGDWAVRSAGFTREPVTSMSGLKVSPDVSVDELDLDAAALLILPGGHLWLSAQLEQTVAVARRVYEAGAPVAAIDQGVPVLARAGLLDRCRHTGNWPGQVNREAPAYAGHDQYDANVLAVSDDGVITASHLGSIEFAREIIHTLDLYNASDREHWYRLFKHAVLPPWFAGQPIEVVRAA, from the coding sequence ATGCGCGACACGATTTATGTGCTGGTGTTCGAAGGGTTTGCGGATTGGCAGGTCGCTCTGGCCCTGGCTGAAATCCGTCGCCCGGGGGATTGGGCAGTGCGCAGTGCCGGCTTCACACGCGAGCCGGTCACATCGATGAGCGGGCTCAAGGTATCGCCCGATGTAAGCGTGGATGAGCTTGATCTGGATGCCGCTGCGTTGCTGATCCTGCCAGGAGGACACCTGTGGTTATCCGCGCAACTTGAGCAGACGGTGGCCGTAGCGCGACGCGTTTACGAAGCGGGGGCACCGGTTGCTGCCATCGATCAAGGTGTGCCGGTGCTGGCGCGTGCTGGTTTGCTCGACCGTTGCCGTCATACCGGCAACTGGCCTGGACAGGTCAATCGCGAAGCGCCCGCGTACGCAGGACACGACCAATACGACGCGAACGTGCTCGCCGTGAGCGATGACGGTGTGATCACGGCAAGTCATCTCGGCAGCATCGAGTTCGCGCGGGAAATCATCCATACGCTGGATCTGTACAACGCCAGCGACCGCGAACACTGGTATCGCTTGTTCAAGCATGCCGTGCTGCCGCCGTGGTTTGCCGGTCAACCCATCGAAGTCGTTCGCGCTGCATAA
- a CDS encoding GFA family protein has translation MQKTYHSSCHCGAVTFEADIDLTQGTGRCNCSICSKARQWGVIVKPDAFRLIHGASELSDYQFGSHSMHHLFCRHCGIRPFGKGSLDVLGGEFYFVNVFCLDDVEPAELIEAPLHFSDGRNNNWQNTLAETRHL, from the coding sequence ATGCAAAAGACTTATCACAGCAGTTGTCATTGCGGTGCAGTGACGTTCGAAGCGGATATCGACCTCACGCAAGGTACGGGGCGCTGCAATTGCTCCATCTGTAGCAAGGCGCGGCAGTGGGGTGTGATCGTGAAGCCGGATGCATTCCGGCTCATCCATGGCGCTAGTGAGCTTTCCGACTACCAGTTCGGCAGCCACAGCATGCATCACCTGTTCTGCAGGCACTGCGGCATCAGGCCGTTCGGCAAAGGCAGCCTGGATGTGCTGGGTGGCGAGTTCTATTTCGTCAACGTGTTCTGCCTGGACGACGTCGAGCCTGCAGAGTTGATCGAAGCGCCGCTGCATTTTTCCGACGGACGCAACAACAACTGGCAGAACACGCTGGCGGAAACGCGGCATCTATAA
- a CDS encoding glutathione S-transferase family protein has product MNRTITFYHAPNSRSVGTFSLLEELSADYELHLVNLKAGESRLPDYRAINPIGKVPAIRHGDVLITEQPAIFMYLADLYAEAGLAPAIDDPLRGPYLRWLVFYGSCFEPALVDRSLNRHPAPPSTSPYDTWDDVINTLQLQLAKGTYMLGERFTAVDVLWGGALHWATLFKWVPETPQICAYINRVITRPAMQRLAARDADMLAQQAA; this is encoded by the coding sequence ATGAATCGCACGATCACTTTCTACCACGCACCCAATAGCCGGTCGGTCGGCACGTTTTCCCTGCTCGAGGAATTGAGTGCGGATTACGAACTGCACCTGGTCAACCTCAAGGCCGGCGAATCGCGCCTGCCGGACTATCGGGCGATCAATCCGATAGGCAAGGTGCCCGCGATTCGCCATGGCGACGTGCTGATTACCGAGCAGCCGGCGATATTCATGTATCTCGCCGACCTGTATGCGGAAGCAGGGCTTGCTCCAGCCATCGACGATCCATTGCGTGGCCCGTACCTGCGTTGGCTGGTTTTCTACGGTTCGTGTTTTGAACCGGCCTTGGTTGATCGCTCATTGAATCGGCATCCGGCGCCGCCATCCACGTCGCCCTATGACACCTGGGACGACGTCATCAACACGTTGCAGCTGCAGCTCGCCAAAGGGACGTACATGCTCGGCGAGCGGTTTACTGCGGTAGACGTGCTATGGGGTGGTGCTCTGCATTGGGCCACCCTGTTCAAGTGGGTGCCGGAAACGCCGCAAATTTGCGCCTATATCAATCGCGTCATCACGCGCCCTGCCATGCAACGCCTAGCGGCCAGGGATGCCGACATGCTTGCGCAGCAGGCTGCGTGA
- a CDS encoding YafY family protein: MRRADRLFLIINALRGRRTALQARQLAEVLGVSLRTVYRDVADLQLSGVPIEGEAGVGYMLRKGSDIPPLMFTADELESLVVGTRFVRAFAGEKLAVSAQAALVKIEAVLPSELRERSSRTRIYAPIWRDEESVAFAARIDQLHAAIEAQHVLRLCYRDEVERESEREVEPLCLAFWGGKWTLGTWCRLRWDFRNFRPDRIKRMDKTGEVFQSGPDRDLASYLQAMRGYYSGLE; this comes from the coding sequence ATGCGTCGTGCCGATCGCCTCTTCCTCATCATCAACGCCTTGCGCGGTCGACGTACCGCGCTGCAGGCGCGCCAGCTCGCGGAAGTGTTGGGGGTATCGCTGCGCACGGTTTACCGCGACGTGGCGGACCTCCAGCTCTCGGGCGTACCGATCGAAGGCGAAGCCGGCGTCGGCTACATGCTGCGCAAAGGCTCGGACATCCCGCCGCTGATGTTTACTGCTGACGAACTCGAATCGCTGGTGGTCGGTACACGCTTCGTCCGCGCTTTTGCCGGCGAGAAGCTGGCGGTCAGCGCCCAGGCTGCCTTGGTCAAGATCGAAGCGGTGCTGCCGTCCGAATTGCGCGAACGCTCCTCCCGCACCCGCATCTACGCACCGATCTGGCGCGACGAAGAATCGGTTGCCTTTGCCGCCCGTATCGATCAGCTACATGCTGCGATCGAAGCTCAGCACGTGTTGCGCCTGTGCTATCGCGATGAAGTAGAGCGCGAAAGCGAGCGCGAGGTGGAGCCGCTGTGCCTGGCCTTCTGGGGCGGCAAGTGGACGCTCGGCACCTGGTGTCGTTTGCGCTGGGATTTCCGTAATTTCCGCCCCGACCGCATCAAGCGGATGGACAAGACGGGCGAGGTGTTCCAGAGTGGACCCGATCGCGATCTTGCTTCGTACCTGCAAGCCATGCGGGGGTATTACTCGGGATTGGAATAA
- a CDS encoding ParB-like protein, producing the protein MSGVRHPLLSIAPGKLRPTQMTVGKAEVAEKRTQWEKLGKKKRKEMLAEHWFPGVLGPKNQVYIVDHHHLGLALLEEKVKEVSVMIQRDFSWLEPAVFWKTMEFNRWAHPYNEQGVREQYDAIPVKLIDMRDDPFRTLAARVRNAGGYSKDATPYSEFLWADFYRRHMKLKDGHLMPKVMKDAMLYAHSHDTAYLPGWSGVIVQ; encoded by the coding sequence ATGTCAGGTGTGCGTCATCCTCTGTTGTCGATTGCACCGGGCAAGCTGCGTCCAACGCAGATGACGGTGGGCAAGGCCGAAGTGGCCGAAAAACGCACCCAATGGGAAAAGCTCGGCAAGAAGAAGCGCAAGGAAATGCTGGCCGAGCATTGGTTTCCGGGCGTACTCGGTCCCAAGAATCAGGTTTATATCGTCGATCACCATCACCTTGGACTGGCCTTGCTCGAAGAGAAGGTGAAGGAAGTATCGGTGATGATCCAGCGCGATTTTTCCTGGCTGGAACCGGCGGTGTTTTGGAAAACCATGGAATTCAACCGTTGGGCGCATCCCTACAACGAACAGGGCGTGCGCGAGCAGTACGACGCTATCCCGGTGAAGCTCATCGACATGCGTGATGATCCGTTCCGCACACTTGCCGCGCGAGTTCGCAACGCCGGCGGTTATTCCAAGGACGCCACGCCTTATTCGGAATTCCTGTGGGCCGATTTCTACCGGCGCCACATGAAACTGAAAGACGGGCACCTTATGCCCAAGGTGATGAAGGACGCCATGCTGTACGCGCATTCGCACGATACGGCGTACCTGCCCGGTTGGAGCGGCGTGATCGTGCAATGA
- a CDS encoding SulP family inorganic anion transporter, with the protein MSAVPVRTGINAADLLAGLAIAGLLVPEAVAYSGIAGLPPQAGVIALFIGLICYGLRGTSRYAIVSSTSSSAAVLAAGTLALAGNAAMARIAVAETLVLFGGMCFLVTGFARLGGLSHLIARPVLRGYTFGLAIVIALKQLPHLGGWPDLHGDFVPLLIKDLVQTAGQVHAVTLGTGLLALVLLFACERIRRLPGSLLVIALGVIASGWLSAHGVPLTGPIDLHMNLAMPTWPSRDQWLPSAGLAAALLLILYAESYSSIRGFALKHNDPVEPNRDLLVLGVANVLCGLLQGMPVGAGYSGTSANEAAGAQSRLAGLVAGVTVLLMVLLLLRWIERIPLAVLAAIVIHAVSKSWRLSVFRPYLQWKRDRLLALLAVLAVLSLGILNGLLVAIGFSLVMLLRQLAVARLSVLGRLANGHDFVDVAQHTDALEPPGMLILRPAEPLFFANAESVMSLARKQVTQRSGLKQVILSLEESPDLDSTSLESLSDFSSWLQSLGVGLHVARLKDDTRDLLLRAALPQLSPQALNNWSVEDAVSALAGAPSSTGKQA; encoded by the coding sequence ATGAGTGCCGTGCCGGTACGCACTGGCATCAACGCCGCGGACCTGCTGGCAGGCCTGGCGATTGCGGGTTTGCTGGTGCCCGAAGCGGTGGCCTATTCCGGCATTGCCGGCCTGCCGCCGCAGGCCGGTGTGATCGCGCTGTTCATCGGCCTGATCTGCTACGGATTGCGAGGTACCAGCCGCTACGCCATCGTGTCTTCAACCTCGTCATCGGCAGCGGTGCTGGCCGCCGGCACCTTGGCGTTGGCGGGCAACGCGGCGATGGCGCGGATCGCGGTTGCCGAAACCCTGGTGCTGTTCGGCGGCATGTGTTTTCTCGTGACGGGGTTTGCCCGGTTGGGTGGGTTGTCGCATCTGATCGCGCGGCCGGTGTTGCGCGGCTACACCTTCGGCCTGGCTATCGTGATTGCGCTCAAGCAGTTGCCACATCTGGGTGGTTGGCCGGATCTGCATGGCGATTTCGTGCCGTTGTTGATCAAGGATCTGGTGCAGACCGCCGGTCAGGTGCATGCGGTGACGCTGGGTACCGGTTTGCTCGCGCTGGTGCTGTTGTTCGCCTGCGAGCGCATACGGCGCTTGCCCGGCAGCCTGCTGGTGATCGCTTTAGGTGTGATCGCTTCCGGTTGGTTGTCCGCGCATGGCGTGCCGCTGACAGGCCCCATCGACCTGCATATGAATCTTGCCATGCCGACCTGGCCATCCCGCGATCAGTGGTTGCCCAGCGCGGGGCTTGCCGCCGCCTTGCTGTTGATTCTCTATGCAGAGTCGTACAGCTCGATCCGCGGTTTTGCGCTCAAGCACAACGACCCGGTGGAACCGAATCGCGACCTGCTGGTGCTGGGCGTGGCCAACGTGTTGTGCGGCCTGCTGCAAGGCATGCCGGTAGGCGCCGGTTATTCGGGCACGTCGGCCAACGAGGCGGCTGGCGCGCAGTCGCGTCTGGCCGGTCTGGTGGCAGGCGTCACGGTGCTGCTGATGGTGCTGCTGCTGTTGCGTTGGATCGAGCGTATTCCGCTGGCGGTGCTGGCGGCAATCGTGATCCACGCGGTGAGCAAATCGTGGCGGTTGTCGGTGTTCCGGCCGTATCTGCAGTGGAAGCGCGATCGCCTGCTGGCGCTGTTGGCGGTACTGGCGGTGTTGTCGCTAGGCATCCTCAACGGTCTGCTGGTGGCCATCGGCTTCAGCCTGGTCATGCTGTTGCGCCAATTGGCGGTAGCACGCTTGAGCGTATTGGGGCGGCTCGCCAACGGCCACGATTTCGTCGACGTCGCACAGCATACGGATGCATTGGAGCCGCCGGGCATGCTGATTCTGCGCCCGGCAGAGCCGCTGTTTTTCGCCAATGCCGAATCGGTGATGAGCTTGGCGCGCAAGCAAGTGACGCAGCGTTCCGGCCTGAAGCAGGTGATCCTCAGCCTGGAGGAATCGCCGGACCTCGACAGCACGTCGCTGGAATCCCTCAGCGATTTTTCGAGCTGGCTGCAATCGTTGGGTGTCGGTCTGCACGTGGCGCGCCTGAAGGACGATACGCGCGATTTGCTGTTGCGTGCCGCCCTGCCCCAGCTTTCGCCCCAGGCGCTCAATAACTGGAGCGTGGAAGATGCCGTCTCGGCATTGGCCGGCGCACCTTCGTCAACCGGGAAGCAAGCGTAG
- a CDS encoding DUF885 family protein, producing MTYIALGFALAIPVVAQQNADTRFRQIHQQEWAWRNGKVGISASGESQPNNGRLDQVDAKSQQERLGYWQKVMSQLDAIDVKQLAPDEQVNYAVYREQIRNFIADQQFKQWQMPFNSDSAFWSELNDDLDSDGLRNESDYRRYVDRLGQIPAYFTQQIDNMRAGLKRGFSVPRAVLAGRDVSIASVAEAKDPAQTSFYAPLQHMPSSIPVATAAAIQADAREKISKDVIPAYAKLLSFFRNEYVPQSRITLAAEALPDGKDYYRQQIHEYTTLDLDPDTIHQVGLEQVAKIHTEMLQTMQQTGFKGSFADFLHFLRTDPRFYAKTPQELLDKTAWVAKEVDGQLSQFFGHLPRERFTIQPVPDSIAPYYTSGRGGPDVYLVNTYDLPSRPLYNMPALTLHESYPGHALQLELAEEEHDQPAFRRNGYISAYGEGWGLYSEYLGNEMGIYKTPYQHFGYLTYQMWRACRLVVDTGIHHLGWTRQQSIDFMSQNTALSDREIANEVDRYISWPGQALSYELGYLKMLDLRAKAEKALGSKFDIRAFHDTILQIGSVPLPVLEQRIDRFITEGGPEPDYGNDGHAVKQ from the coding sequence ATGACTTACATAGCGCTTGGATTTGCACTGGCCATTCCGGTTGTTGCGCAACAGAACGCAGACACTCGCTTCAGACAGATTCATCAGCAGGAATGGGCATGGCGCAACGGTAAGGTCGGCATCAGCGCCTCGGGCGAATCGCAGCCCAACAACGGCCGTCTCGATCAAGTGGATGCCAAAAGCCAGCAGGAACGGTTGGGCTATTGGCAGAAGGTCATGAGTCAGCTCGACGCCATCGACGTCAAGCAGCTCGCGCCTGACGAGCAGGTGAACTATGCGGTCTATCGCGAGCAGATCCGCAATTTCATCGCTGACCAGCAATTCAAGCAATGGCAGATGCCTTTCAATAGCGATTCGGCGTTCTGGAGCGAGCTCAACGACGATCTGGATAGCGATGGGTTGCGCAATGAGAGCGATTATCGCCGCTATGTCGATCGCCTCGGCCAGATACCTGCCTACTTCACCCAGCAGATCGACAACATGCGTGCGGGCTTGAAGCGGGGTTTCAGCGTGCCGCGTGCGGTGCTTGCTGGACGTGATGTGTCCATTGCTTCGGTCGCCGAAGCGAAAGATCCTGCGCAGACATCGTTCTATGCACCTCTACAACATATGCCGTCCAGCATTCCGGTTGCAACGGCGGCAGCTATCCAAGCCGACGCGCGCGAAAAAATCAGCAAGGACGTGATTCCGGCTTACGCCAAATTGCTTTCCTTCTTCCGCAACGAATATGTACCGCAGTCCCGTATCACGCTAGCCGCCGAAGCCCTGCCCGACGGCAAGGACTATTACCGCCAGCAGATTCACGAATACACCACGCTCGATCTCGATCCGGACACCATCCACCAGGTCGGCCTGGAGCAGGTCGCCAAGATCCACACGGAAATGCTGCAGACCATGCAGCAAACCGGCTTCAAGGGCAGCTTTGCGGATTTCCTGCATTTCCTGCGTACCGATCCGCGGTTCTACGCCAAGACGCCACAGGAGCTGCTCGACAAGACGGCATGGGTGGCCAAGGAAGTGGATGGCCAGCTCAGTCAATTCTTCGGCCACCTGCCGCGCGAACGCTTCACCATTCAGCCGGTGCCGGATAGCATCGCGCCTTACTACACCTCAGGCCGTGGCGGTCCGGACGTCTATCTGGTCAACACTTACGACCTGCCTTCTCGTCCGCTCTACAACATGCCGGCGCTGACCCTGCACGAGTCCTATCCGGGCCATGCATTGCAGTTGGAATTGGCGGAAGAGGAGCATGACCAGCCTGCGTTCCGTCGCAATGGTTACATCTCCGCCTACGGCGAAGGCTGGGGCCTGTATTCCGAATATCTCGGCAACGAGATGGGCATCTACAAGACGCCCTACCAGCACTTTGGCTACTTGACCTACCAGATGTGGCGGGCCTGTCGCCTGGTCGTCGACACGGGCATCCATCATTTGGGCTGGACGCGCCAGCAGTCGATTGATTTCATGTCGCAGAATACCGCGCTATCCGATCGAGAAATCGCCAACGAGGTCGATCGTTATATCAGTTGGCCAGGACAGGCGCTGTCCTACGAACTGGGTTATTTGAAGATGCTCGATTTGCGGGCGAAAGCCGAAAAGGCACTGGGGTCGAAGTTCGATATCCGTGCCTTCCACGACACGATCCTGCAGATCGGCTCCGTGCCGCTGCCGGTGTTGGAACAACGGATTGATCGTTTCATCACCGAAGGCGGTCCGGAGCCGGACTACGGTAACGATGGCCACGCTGTGAAGCAGTGA
- a CDS encoding MbcA/ParS/Xre antitoxin family protein — translation MTAYPLPRTEPAEGLGGPALRSFFKLAERWNLRIAQQRKLLGDPPESTFYKWKRHQDGVLGRDTLERISYLLGIYKALQILFPDTKQADAWLHKPNQASLFGGHSALERMLSGNVADLYVVRQYLDAQRGDH, via the coding sequence ATGACAGCTTATCCATTGCCTCGGACCGAGCCCGCCGAAGGCTTGGGTGGCCCTGCCCTCCGCAGTTTCTTCAAGTTGGCGGAGCGGTGGAATCTGCGCATTGCCCAACAGCGCAAGTTGCTAGGGGACCCGCCGGAATCCACCTTCTACAAGTGGAAGCGGCATCAGGATGGCGTGCTGGGCCGCGATACGCTGGAGCGCATCAGTTATCTGCTGGGGATCTACAAGGCCCTGCAGATTCTGTTCCCCGATACCAAGCAAGCCGATGCGTGGTTGCACAAGCCGAACCAGGCGTCATTGTTCGGCGGGCACTCAGCGCTGGAGCGCATGTTGTCGGGCAACGTGGCCGATTTGTACGTAGTGCGGCAATATCTGGATGCCCAGCGCGGCGATCACTAA